The nucleotide window TAAGAAGATAGTTGATAGGTGTGAGGTCTGTAGGGGAGGTCACGACACGCTCGATTGTCCCACTCTTACTCTAGAGCAGGTTGAGTTCATAGCTGGTCAGTCTAGGGGTCAatttagtaataataataatctttttAACTCCAGCTGGCAGGGTAGTGGTAGTAGTAGTGGATGTCGCCCTTCTGGCGATCCCCCTGGTTTTCCATCGAGTCAGTATCAAAGTAGGGGTACTGATTTATATCAGAGTGGTCAGTATAGTGGTTTGAGTAGGCAGTTTGCTAGTGGGGGACCGACTCAGGAGAGTCAAGGCAGTGGAAAGGCTCCTGAGGTTAGTACGAACAGGTTGGAGGAGATGTTCGCCCAGATGATGACGCAGACTCAGGCGTTCATGAAAAATCAGGAGCAAACGAATAGAAACCACGAACTTCAGCTTAAAACTCAAGAGTCTACTCTTTTAGATCTTCAGAGGTCAGTAGGGGATATAGCTAGGCAGTTGAGAGAGTCCCCCTCTAGTCAGTTTTCAGGTACCACTCACCCGGTTAACCATTCTGTGAAAGCCATCACTACTCGTAGTGGGATGAGTCTAGTAGAGGTCGTGAGAGAAAGTGTTGAGTTAGAGAGTGACGCTGAGGTAGATGAGGAAATAGAGATGGAGGCCCCAGGTAAGGTGCAACATAGGCTAGACCCAGCACGTACCGCACATACCGAGGAGCCTCAGGTTGAGAAGAAAGTAGAGAAGCAGCCGGTTAGGGCTAGGCCACCGCCAGTGATTGATTATTCCCGTCTTCCGTTTCCCGCCCGTGCTAAGCAGCAGCAATATGCTAGGGAATACGAGAAGTTTCTTACGATGTTCACCCAGCTAAAGGTGAATCTTCCGTTCATAGAGGCCCTGAGATCCATGCCCAAATACGCCAAGTTCCTTAAGGATTTTCTCAAGCGTAAGGATAAGATAGGTGAGTGTTCTAGTACTCCATTGAATGGAGGTTGTTCTGCAGTGATCTTGACTAAACTTCCTGAGAAACTCACTGATCCGGGCATATTCACGATCCCTTGTTTGTTTGGTGGTGATGTTCAAAACCACGCGTTGGCAGACCTTGGTGCTAGTATTAATTTGATGCCATATTCATTTTACGAAAAACTAGGCCTTGGTGATTTGAAGCCAACTCGAATGACCCTCTCGTTAGCGGATAAGTCAGTTAAGTATCCTCGTGGGATAGTGGAGAATTTGTTAGTGAAGGTGGACAGGGTTGTCTTTCCAGCGGATTTTGTAGTGCTAGGTATGGAGGCTGATGAAAAAGTGCCGTTGATTTTAGGGCGCCCGTTCTTGAACACCGCTAAAGCGCTTATAGATGTCTTCTTAGGCACAATTACACTTAGAGCGGGCGATGAGTCGGTAGTTTTCAAGGTGAATACTACGAGAGGGTCGAGTGATCGAGTCGAAGCGATCGCATTGTTGAAGGAGAGTGGGAAGGTTGAGAGTGCCGAGAAAGAGGTGGTGACTGAGCCGAGTGTGGAGAAGGTGTTAAAACCCAAGTGTGGGGATCCACCTGATAGGAGAGTTGAAGAGTTGGAAGAGAGGTTGATGAGGTTAGAATCTAGGATAGAGACACTGAGCAGGGCTCAGTGTGGGGATAGATTTCGATATGAAACATCTAGATTCAAACCGCCCGATGACGAGTTGAGAGATTGTGAGAGATATGGGGGAGTTTGGAGAAATGCGGGAAATGA belongs to Helianthus annuus cultivar XRQ/B chromosome 5, HanXRQr2.0-SUNRISE, whole genome shotgun sequence and includes:
- the LOC118492057 gene encoding uncharacterized protein LOC118492057; this encodes MARRTVYDQATTGFAGGNSPITLPDIPNDRSWRIPSYIMTAITNSCQFHGRDEEDAPAHINRITRLCSTFSIEGVNLDARFLQIFPFSLAGRAAVWFDSQPAGTFTTWAGLRDAFLAKYFPPAKVSRLRDQIHSFRMEPDEPYHLAWERFQTLLSRCSQHGLSDWALVEKFYNGLTPEIRARFDTSVGGQLMGKKTVAECNDLFQSFAHSDMDYSTTSRTSVPVRTSSAGRGVNQVSLDPSVATAMIERVREELRQEMRRELSEIKKIVDRCEVCRGGHDTLDCPTLTLEQVEFIAGQSRGQFSNNNNLFNSSWQGSGSSSGCRPSGDPPGFPSSQYQSRGTDLYQSGQYSGLSRQFASGGPTQESQGSGKAPEVSTNRLEEMFAQMMTQTQAFMKNQEQTNRNHELQLKTQESTLLDLQRSVGDIARQLRESPSSQFSGTTHPVNHSVKAITTRSGMSLVEVVRESVELESDAEVDEEIEMEAPGKVQHRLDPARTAHTEEPQVEKKVEKQPVRARPPPVIDYSRLPFPARAKQQQYAREYEKFLTMFTQLKVNLPFIEALRSMPKYAKFLKDFLKRKDKIGECSSTPLNGGCSAVILTKLPEKLTDPGIFTIPCLFGGDVQNHALADLGASINLMPYSFYEKLGLGDLKPTRMTLSLADKSVKYPRGIVENLLVKVDRVVFPADFVVLGMEADEKVPLILGRPFLNTAKALIDVFLGTITLRAGDESVVFKVNTTRGSSDRVEAIALLKESGKVESAEKEVVTEPSVEKVLKPKCGDPPDRRVEELEERLMRLESRIETLSRAQCGDRFRYETSRFKPPDDELRDCERYGGVWRNAGNDRFDSAAARSSWYGGELRLYDPP